In Halovulum dunhuangense, one genomic interval encodes:
- a CDS encoding PaaI family thioesterase codes for MEPVLGAAEVEAYLDEVFPQVRGRFRILELGEMRLSCEMAVTDADLRPGGTVSGPAMFTAADCAFYMLTLAMIGREALTVTTGATINFMRKPRPGPIRAEARLLKLGRSLSVGDVLLYSDGVAAPVAQASLTYSIPPKRGQGG; via the coding sequence TGGGCGCGGCAGAGGTGGAGGCCTATCTCGACGAGGTGTTCCCGCAGGTGAGGGGGCGGTTCCGGATCCTGGAACTGGGCGAGATGCGGCTTTCCTGCGAGATGGCGGTGACCGACGCGGACCTGCGCCCGGGCGGCACCGTCTCGGGCCCCGCGATGTTCACCGCCGCCGACTGCGCCTTCTACATGCTGACGCTTGCCATGATCGGCCGCGAGGCGCTGACCGTGACCACCGGGGCCACGATCAATTTCATGCGCAAGCCCCGTCCGGGCCCGATCCGCGCCGAGGCGCGGCTTCTGAAGCTGGGCCGGTCGCTGAGCGTCGGCGACGTGCTGCTCTACTCGGATGGCGTTGCGGCCCCCGTGGCGCAGGCCAGCCTGACCTATTCCATCCCGCCGAAGCGGGGGCAGGGTGGCTGA
- the rplM gene encoding 50S ribosomal protein L13 gives MKTYSAKPAEIEKKWVVIDAEGVVLGRLASIVAMRLRGKHKASFTPHMDMGDNVIVINAEKVQMTGNKRADKKYYWHTGFPGGIKHRTAGQLLEGRFPERVIMKAVQRMLPGGPLSRKQLSNLRVYAGPEHNHAAQSPEVLDVKSMNPKNTRSA, from the coding sequence ATGAAAACCTACTCCGCCAAACCGGCAGAGATCGAGAAGAAGTGGGTCGTGATCGACGCCGAGGGCGTCGTTCTGGGCCGGCTTGCCTCGATCGTGGCCATGCGCCTGCGCGGCAAGCACAAGGCCAGCTTTACCCCGCACATGGACATGGGCGACAATGTCATCGTCATCAACGCCGAAAAGGTGCAGATGACGGGCAACAAGCGCGCCGACAAGAAATACTACTGGCACACCGGCTTTCCGGGCGGCATCAAGCACCGCACCGCGGGCCAGCTGCTGGAAGGCCGCTTCCCCGAGCGCGTGATCATGAAGGCCGTGCAGCGCATGCTGCCGGGCGGGCCGCTGAGCCGCAAGCAGCTGTCGAACCTGCGCGTCTATGCCGGCCCCGAGCACAACCACGCGGCGCAGTCGCCCGAGGTTCTCGACGTCAAGTCGATGAACCCCAAGAACACCCGGAGCGCATGA
- the rpsI gene encoding 30S ribosomal protein S9, with protein sequence MADDIKTLDDLKNVVAPAQPETVTRAEPVRDSLGRSYATGKRKDAVARVWIKPGSGKVVVNGKPMGEYFARPVLQMVIGQAFTVAGVEGEFDVMCTVKGGGLSGQAGAVKHGISKALTLYEPSLRPALKAAGFLTRDSRVVERKKYGKRKARRSFQFSKR encoded by the coding sequence ATGGCTGACGATATCAAGACCCTCGACGATCTGAAGAACGTCGTCGCCCCCGCCCAGCCCGAGACCGTGACCCGCGCCGAGCCGGTCCGCGACAGCCTGGGCCGCTCCTACGCCACCGGCAAGCGGAAGGACGCGGTCGCCCGCGTCTGGATCAAGCCGGGCTCGGGCAAGGTCGTGGTCAACGGCAAGCCGATGGGTGAATACTTCGCGCGCCCCGTGCTGCAGATGGTGATCGGCCAGGCCTTCACCGTCGCTGGCGTCGAGGGCGAGTTCGACGTGATGTGCACCGTCAAGGGCGGCGGCCTGTCGGGCCAGGCGGGCGCCGTGAAGCACGGCATCTCCAAGGCGCTGACGCTCTATGAGCCCTCGCTGCGCCCCGCGCTGAAGGCGGCCGGCTTCCTGACCCGCGACAGCCGCGTGGTCGAGCGCAAGAAGTACGGCAAGCGCAAGGCACGCCGGAGCTTCCAGTTCTCCAAGCGCTGA
- a CDS encoding acyltransferase family protein, which translates to MRYRADIDGLRAIAVLAVIFYHAGLPGVGGGFVGVDVFLVISGYLIATLLLEQERVRGRIDLWDFWARRVRRLLPLTLTVALVALPLGWVLLLPHYLKDFGQSLALSPFFATNLLFWQEAGYFTARAADKPLLHLWSLALEGQFYLVFPLLWILLRRAGDARWPLVGALAAVSFALSLRASHAMPEGAYFLLPFRLWEFLAGALLAARPLAGRSTQPGWVGLGLILLAAVSLDAATPFPGVAALLPVLGTVLVILWPPRVLGAAPLAFLGRISFGLYLWHFPVFVLLAQVWPDAPLWPALPLLLPGLVALGWASWRWIEQPMRRPGAGRHLLPGAVLAALVAGLGLHLSQGAPGRLPPAARIPLAHAERWAMPCHDTLHASDLRAGRLCRIGAEGVAPGIALLGDSHAGHLTPALGPMLAARGQAALVFSRGWCAPIPGFGTAAPGRGPECADFMDAAWDSLDGIDTVILSAQWANFTEGRRGNMPPVSYGPARHPGENPAAFATALDGLAARVAGRRVIVIGPVPEYPRPVPDMLARAVLAGQGAPASVPYGTRNAQALAALRAFAARTGAGFLDPRDGFCTPVCRAADPAGVPYYRDEAHLSTAGATLLVQQLMPLLDAQVSARLR; encoded by the coding sequence ATGCGCTACAGGGCCGATATCGACGGACTGCGCGCCATCGCGGTGCTGGCCGTCATTTTCTACCACGCCGGCCTTCCGGGCGTGGGCGGCGGCTTTGTCGGCGTCGACGTGTTTCTCGTCATCAGCGGCTATCTGATCGCCACACTGCTGCTTGAGCAAGAGCGCGTGCGCGGCCGGATAGACCTGTGGGACTTCTGGGCGCGGCGGGTCCGGCGGCTTCTGCCGCTCACGCTGACGGTGGCGCTGGTCGCGCTGCCCCTGGGCTGGGTGCTGCTTCTTCCCCATTACCTGAAGGATTTCGGCCAGAGCCTTGCGCTTTCGCCATTTTTCGCCACCAACCTGCTGTTCTGGCAGGAGGCGGGGTATTTCACCGCGCGCGCCGCCGACAAGCCGCTTCTGCACCTGTGGAGCCTGGCGCTCGAGGGGCAGTTCTACCTGGTCTTTCCGCTGCTGTGGATCCTGCTGCGCCGGGCAGGCGACGCGCGCTGGCCCCTTGTCGGGGCGCTGGCGGCGGTCAGCTTCGCCCTGTCGCTGCGGGCCAGCCATGCCATGCCCGAAGGCGCCTATTTCCTTCTGCCCTTCCGGTTGTGGGAATTCCTTGCCGGTGCGCTGCTGGCAGCCCGTCCACTGGCGGGGCGATCGACGCAGCCCGGCTGGGTCGGCCTCGGCCTCATCCTGCTGGCTGCCGTCAGCCTCGATGCCGCAACGCCCTTTCCGGGGGTCGCGGCACTTCTGCCCGTGCTGGGGACGGTGCTTGTCATCCTCTGGCCTCCGCGCGTGCTTGGCGCGGCGCCGCTGGCCTTTCTCGGGCGGATCAGCTTCGGGCTTTACCTGTGGCATTTCCCGGTCTTCGTCCTGTTGGCGCAGGTCTGGCCCGATGCGCCGCTCTGGCCCGCGCTTCCGCTGCTGCTGCCGGGTCTGGTCGCGCTTGGCTGGGCAAGCTGGCGCTGGATCGAGCAGCCGATGCGCAGGCCGGGTGCCGGTCGGCATCTTCTGCCCGGTGCCGTCCTGGCGGCGCTGGTGGCGGGGCTTGGGCTGCATCTGTCGCAGGGCGCGCCGGGCCGCCTGCCGCCGGCCGCACGGATACCTCTTGCCCATGCCGAACGCTGGGCGATGCCCTGCCATGACACGCTGCACGCATCCGATCTGCGGGCGGGCCGTCTTTGCCGCATCGGCGCGGAAGGCGTCGCGCCGGGCATCGCGCTGCTTGGTGACAGCCATGCCGGGCATCTGACGCCCGCGCTCGGGCCGATGCTGGCCGCACGCGGGCAGGCGGCGCTGGTCTTCTCGCGCGGCTGGTGCGCGCCCATCCCCGGTTTCGGAACGGCCGCGCCGGGTCGGGGGCCGGAATGCGCGGACTTCATGGACGCCGCATGGGACAGTCTGGACGGGATCGACACCGTGATCCTGTCCGCGCAATGGGCGAATTTCACCGAAGGCAGGCGGGGGAACATGCCGCCCGTCAGCTATGGCCCGGCCCGGCATCCCGGTGAGAACCCGGCCGCGTTCGCCACAGCGCTGGACGGGCTTGCGGCGCGGGTGGCGGGGCGGCGCGTCATCGTGATCGGACCGGTTCCCGAATATCCGCGCCCGGTGCCCGACATGCTGGCCCGCGCGGTGCTTGCCGGACAGGGGGCGCCGGCCTCCGTACCCTATGGCACCCGCAACGCCCAGGCGCTGGCCGCCCTGCGGGCGTTTGCGGCGCGCACCGGTGCCGGGTTTCTCGACCCGCGCGACGGCTTCTGCACCCCCGTATGCCGCGCGGCCGATCCCGCGGGCGTGCCGTACTACCGCGACGAGGCGCATCTCTCGACGGCGGGCGCAACGCTGCTCGTGCAGCAGCTGATGCCGCTGCTCGATGCGCAGGTTTCGGCCCGCTTGCGGTAG
- a CDS encoding TAXI family TRAP transporter solute-binding subunit, whose protein sequence is MRRGAILAGLFAAALAQGAGAQDHGFLAIGAGSVGGVYYPTASAICRLVNRETDRHGARCAAQASGGSVANIEAIRDGSMEFAVVQGDIERAAMLGEGPFEGVALPELRAVFAAHSEPFTLIVREGSGIAGIADLRGRRVNLGAPGSGQRVTTERVLAAQGLDIGSIVSTEASGRAVAAEICGGGADALIYTIGHPAAILREAAETCDLRFLPVGGPEIDALLEESPAYSRAVIPAGLYPGTETPVESFAVGSALVTRVDVDDALVATVARAVLGNLAEFRAQHPALVGLDPKAMLSGGTTAPLHPGALAAYRDMGLID, encoded by the coding sequence ATGCGGCGCGGCGCGATTCTGGCGGGACTGTTTGCGGCGGCGCTCGCACAGGGGGCGGGCGCGCAGGATCACGGTTTCCTGGCCATCGGCGCCGGTTCGGTCGGCGGGGTCTACTACCCGACCGCCAGCGCCATCTGCCGGCTGGTGAACCGCGAGACGGACCGCCATGGCGCGCGCTGCGCGGCACAGGCCAGCGGCGGATCGGTCGCCAATATCGAAGCGATCCGCGACGGGTCGATGGAATTCGCCGTCGTGCAAGGCGACATAGAGCGTGCCGCGATGCTGGGAGAAGGGCCTTTCGAGGGCGTGGCCCTGCCAGAGTTGCGGGCGGTCTTTGCCGCCCATTCCGAGCCCTTTACGCTGATCGTGCGCGAGGGCAGCGGCATCGCGGGGATCGCCGATCTCCGGGGGCGGCGCGTGAACCTTGGCGCCCCCGGGTCCGGGCAGCGTGTCACGACCGAGCGGGTCCTGGCGGCGCAGGGGCTCGACATCGGCAGCATAGTGTCCACCGAAGCCTCGGGCCGGGCCGTGGCGGCAGAGATCTGCGGGGGCGGGGCCGATGCGCTGATCTATACCATCGGCCACCCGGCCGCGATCCTGCGCGAGGCGGCCGAGACCTGCGACCTGCGGTTTCTGCCGGTGGGCGGTCCTGAAATCGATGCGCTGCTCGAGGAAAGCCCGGCCTACAGCCGGGCCGTCATCCCCGCCGGGCTGTATCCGGGGACAGAGACCCCGGTCGAAAGCTTTGCCGTGGGCAGCGCGCTGGTGACGCGGGTCGACGTGGACGACGCGCTGGTCGCGACCGTCGCCCGCGCGGTCCTTGGCAATCTTGCGGAATTCCGGGCCCAGCACCCGGCGCTTGTCGGTCTGGATCCGAAGGCGATGCTGAGCGGTGGCACCACCGCGCCGCTGCATCCGGGCGCGCTGGCCGCCTATCGTGACATGGGACTGATCGACTGA
- a CDS encoding acyl-CoA dehydrogenase family protein, whose product MDLGITQKVAPLVEAVRQMVREEISPLDAEFHAEVGKTGDRFAYTPRMTGILEGLKEKARARGLWNFWLTEGIGGNGLSTVEYAYLAEEMGKVRIAAEVFNCSAPDTGNMDVLRRYAEKSHQERWLVPLMEGRIRSAYLMTEPQVASSDATNISLSCIRDGDSYVLNGEKWWASGAGDPRCALYIVMVRTGGEDLPKHQRHSMILVDPKSPGIEVLRPMQVYGHDDAPHGHMHVRFADVRVPAENLLLGEGRGFEIAQGRLGPGRIHHCMRAIGHAEAALELMCRRALDRSAFGRPLAQLGANYDIIAECRMEIEQARLLCLKAAWMMEQGDARAAAPWISQIKVVAPRVALKVVDEAVQMFGGQGISQDTPLAASWTHLRTLRLADGPDAVHRRQVARAELRRYTNDKV is encoded by the coding sequence ATGGACCTGGGCATTACCCAAAAGGTCGCCCCGCTGGTCGAGGCGGTGCGCCAGATGGTGCGCGAGGAGATCTCGCCGCTCGATGCGGAATTCCACGCCGAGGTGGGCAAGACGGGCGACCGCTTTGCCTATACGCCGCGCATGACCGGGATCCTGGAGGGGCTGAAGGAAAAGGCGCGCGCGCGCGGCCTGTGGAACTTCTGGCTGACCGAAGGGATCGGCGGCAACGGGCTGTCCACCGTGGAATATGCCTACCTGGCCGAAGAGATGGGCAAGGTCCGGATCGCGGCCGAGGTGTTCAACTGCTCCGCACCCGACACCGGCAACATGGACGTGCTGCGCCGCTATGCCGAGAAGTCGCACCAGGAACGCTGGCTTGTGCCGCTGATGGAGGGGCGGATCCGTTCGGCCTACCTGATGACCGAGCCGCAGGTCGCAAGTTCGGACGCGACCAACATCTCGCTCTCCTGCATCCGGGACGGCGACAGCTATGTCCTGAACGGCGAGAAGTGGTGGGCGAGCGGCGCGGGCGACCCGCGCTGCGCGCTGTATATCGTGATGGTGCGCACCGGGGGCGAAGACCTGCCGAAGCACCAGCGCCACTCGATGATCCTGGTGGACCCGAAGTCGCCCGGGATCGAGGTGCTGCGCCCGATGCAGGTCTATGGCCATGACGACGCGCCGCACGGGCACATGCATGTCCGCTTTGCCGATGTCCGGGTGCCGGCGGAGAACCTGCTTCTGGGCGAGGGGCGCGGCTTCGAGATCGCGCAGGGGCGGCTGGGTCCGGGGCGGATCCACCACTGCATGCGCGCGATCGGCCACGCAGAGGCGGCGCTGGAACTCATGTGCCGCCGCGCGCTGGACCGGTCGGCCTTTGGCAGGCCCCTGGCGCAGCTGGGCGCGAACTACGACATCATCGCCGAGTGCCGCATGGAGATCGAGCAGGCGCGGCTTCTGTGCCTGAAGGCGGCCTGGATGATGGAGCAGGGCGATGCGCGCGCGGCCGCACCCTGGATCAGCCAGATCAAGGTGGTGGCGCCGCGGGTCGCGCTGAAGGTGGTGGACGAGGCGGTGCAGATGTTCGGTGGGCAGGGCATCAGCCAGGACACGCCGCTGGCAGCCAGCTGGACGCATCTGCGCACGCTGCGGCTGGCGGACGGTCCGGACGCCGTTCATCGGCGCCAGGTGGCCCGCGCGGAACTCCGGCGTTACACGAATGACAAGGTGTAA
- a CDS encoding phosphotransferase family protein, with protein sequence MAEAADLLPVARAEEWLRGRIPGFSRIHAAQKTATGQSNPTFILETDAGRLVLRRKPPGRLLKSAHAVEREYRVLSALHGRGVPVPKPWCLCEDEAVLGTAFFVMEHVAGRCENDPRAPGLSRWTRAALYDDMNRCLAALHALDPDAIGLSDFGRPGDYFARQLSRWTAQYRASQTEPQPQMEALIDWLGAHLPPEDGMVALVHGDWRLDNLLFDPASGRITAVLDWELSTLGHPLADLGAQIMQWQMPVGPDSRGLDGVDREASGIPSDAAYVARYAERRGWRAPPDMRFPVAFAFFRMAAILQGVRKRALDGNASNPEKALRMGAYGPEFARRATRWISAGS encoded by the coding sequence ATGGCTGAGGCTGCCGACCTGCTGCCCGTCGCGCGGGCCGAAGAGTGGCTGCGCGGCCGCATCCCCGGCTTCAGCCGGATCCATGCGGCGCAGAAGACGGCGACGGGGCAGTCGAACCCGACCTTCATCCTGGAAACCGATGCGGGGCGGCTGGTGCTGCGGCGCAAGCCGCCGGGGCGGCTTCTGAAATCGGCCCATGCGGTGGAACGCGAATACCGCGTGCTGTCGGCGCTGCATGGCAGGGGCGTGCCCGTGCCGAAGCCCTGGTGCCTGTGCGAGGACGAGGCCGTGCTCGGCACCGCGTTTTTCGTGATGGAGCATGTGGCGGGCCGGTGCGAGAACGACCCCCGCGCGCCGGGGCTTTCGCGGTGGACGCGGGCGGCACTTTACGACGACATGAACCGCTGCCTTGCCGCGTTGCACGCGCTCGACCCCGATGCGATCGGGCTTTCCGATTTCGGGCGGCCGGGCGATTATTTCGCGCGCCAGCTTTCCCGCTGGACCGCCCAGTATCGCGCCAGCCAGACCGAGCCCCAGCCGCAGATGGAGGCGCTGATCGACTGGCTCGGCGCGCATCTGCCGCCCGAGGATGGCATGGTCGCGCTCGTGCATGGCGACTGGCGGCTCGACAACCTGCTGTTCGACCCCGCGTCGGGCCGCATCACCGCGGTGCTTGACTGGGAACTTTCGACGCTCGGCCATCCGCTGGCCGACCTGGGCGCGCAGATCATGCAATGGCAGATGCCGGTGGGCCCGGACAGCCGGGGACTGGACGGCGTGGATCGGGAGGCGTCGGGTATCCCGTCCGACGCGGCCTATGTCGCCCGCTATGCCGAGCGCAGGGGCTGGCGCGCCCCGCCCGACATGCGTTTCCCGGTCGCCTTTGCCTTTTTCCGCATGGCCGCGATCCTTCAGGGTGTGCGGAAGCGGGCCCTGGACGGGAATGCGTCCAACCCCGAAAAGGCCCTGCGCATGGGGGCTTACGGCCCGGAATTCGCCCGCCGCGCGACCCGGTGGATCAGCGCGGGATCCTGA
- a CDS encoding ATP-binding protein — protein sequence MAMKAPPLKTYLPRSLLPRTILIVMVPLIALQLVVAFVFVQRHFEGVTRQMTRSIAREIAVAQQVIDTSPTAAIAQLRLQNLSEPLAITLDLEPLETVSGDNLRLWYDLSGRALIQEMTALLGPDLRVDLRSNDRMVDARLQTDRGVLHAIIPRVRVTASNPHQLLVLMIVVSLVLAAIAILFLRNQMRPILDLADAADAFGKGRSVPFRPAGAEEVRRAGNAFLSMRARIERAIEQRTLMLSGVSHDLRTPLTRMKLTLALADDMPEAAEMNRDLNEMERMLDAFLAFAKGDQMEEMQEVDLPGLIAELAEQAARSGILLETSVQVETPGAATMPLREAAIRRALTNLVNNAARHASRVRLTLRLTQRAANFIVEDDGPGVPEDKREEVMRPFTRLDTARNQDKGAGVGLGLAIAQDVARSHGGALDLSDSPDLGGLRCVFRIPR from the coding sequence ATGGCGATGAAAGCCCCGCCGCTCAAGACCTATCTGCCGCGCTCGCTGCTGCCCCGGACCATCCTGATCGTGATGGTGCCGCTGATCGCCCTGCAACTGGTCGTGGCCTTTGTCTTCGTGCAGCGCCATTTCGAGGGGGTCACGCGGCAGATGACCCGCTCCATCGCGCGCGAGATCGCGGTTGCCCAGCAGGTGATCGACACTTCCCCGACCGCGGCCATCGCGCAGCTTCGGCTTCAGAACCTGTCAGAGCCGCTGGCGATCACGCTGGACCTGGAACCGCTGGAAACCGTCTCGGGCGACAACCTGCGCCTGTGGTACGACCTGTCGGGCCGCGCCCTGATCCAGGAGATGACGGCGCTCTTGGGCCCGGATCTGCGGGTCGATCTGCGCAGCAACGACCGCATGGTGGATGCGCGGCTTCAGACCGACCGGGGCGTGCTGCACGCGATCATTCCCCGCGTGCGGGTCACCGCGTCGAACCCCCACCAGCTTCTGGTGCTGATGATCGTCGTCTCGCTGGTGCTGGCGGCCATCGCGATCCTGTTCCTGCGCAACCAGATGCGCCCGATCCTGGACCTGGCGGATGCGGCAGACGCCTTCGGCAAGGGCCGCTCTGTCCCGTTCCGGCCCGCCGGTGCCGAGGAAGTGCGCCGCGCCGGCAATGCGTTCCTGTCGATGCGCGCCCGGATCGAGCGCGCGATCGAGCAGCGCACGCTCATGCTGTCGGGCGTGAGCCACGACCTGCGCACGCCGCTGACGCGGATGAAGCTGACGCTTGCGCTGGCCGACGACATGCCCGAGGCGGCCGAGATGAACCGCGACCTGAACGAGATGGAGCGGATGCTCGACGCCTTTCTCGCCTTCGCCAAGGGCGACCAGATGGAAGAGATGCAGGAGGTGGACCTGCCCGGCCTGATCGCCGAACTGGCCGAGCAGGCGGCCCGGTCGGGCATCCTGCTGGAAACCTCGGTCCAGGTAGAGACACCGGGCGCGGCAACCATGCCGCTGCGCGAGGCGGCGATCAGACGCGCGCTGACCAACCTGGTCAACAACGCCGCCCGGCACGCCAGCCGCGTGCGCCTGACCCTGCGGCTCACGCAACGCGCGGCGAATTTCATCGTCGAGGATGACGGCCCCGGGGTGCCCGAGGACAAGCGCGAGGAGGTGATGCGCCCCTTCACCCGGCTCGACACCGCGCGCAACCAGGACAAGGGCGCGGGCGTGGGGCTGGGCCTTGCCATAGCACAAGACGTGGCGCGCTCGCATGGCGGGGCCCTGGACCTGTCGGACAGCCCCGATCTTGGCGGGCTGCGCTGCGTCTTCAGGATCCCGCGCTGA
- a CDS encoding MBL fold metallo-hydrolase, producing MPDAPFPPGLRRLIAPNPSPMTAEGTNTWLLGQRQVAVIDPGPDDPAHVAAILGALGPGAEISHILVTHAHADHSGAVPRLKAATGAEVLAFGQATEGRAPAMAALAAREGLAGGEGIDAAFAPDRRLAPGARVESDEWRLTALHTPGHLSSHMCFVLEDAAAVFTGDTVMGWSSTLISPPDGSVSEYLASIDLLMDRSEDLYLPGHGAAVPQGRALAASQKAHRLGRAAEIVAGLEKGPATLAALTAGIYADLPERLHRAAMRNVLAHLIDLSLQGRVALPDGPLDRGSFRLS from the coding sequence GTGCCTGACGCGCCATTCCCGCCCGGCCTGCGCCGCCTGATCGCGCCCAACCCGTCGCCGATGACGGCGGAGGGCACCAACACCTGGCTTCTGGGGCAGCGGCAGGTCGCGGTGATCGATCCGGGCCCGGACGATCCGGCGCATGTTGCGGCCATTCTCGGCGCGCTGGGGCCGGGGGCCGAGATCAGCCATATCCTCGTGACCCACGCCCATGCCGATCACTCGGGCGCCGTGCCCCGGCTGAAGGCCGCGACGGGGGCCGAGGTGCTGGCCTTCGGGCAGGCGACCGAGGGCCGCGCGCCCGCGATGGCGGCGCTGGCCGCACGCGAGGGGCTTGCCGGAGGCGAGGGGATCGACGCGGCCTTTGCCCCCGATCGCAGGCTGGCCCCCGGCGCGCGGGTGGAAAGCGACGAATGGCGGCTGACCGCGCTGCACACGCCGGGCCACCTGTCGAGCCACATGTGCTTCGTGCTGGAGGATGCGGCTGCGGTGTTCACCGGGGATACGGTGATGGGCTGGTCGTCCACGCTGATCTCGCCCCCCGATGGCAGCGTGAGCGAGTATCTTGCCTCGATCGATCTGCTGATGGACCGATCCGAGGATCTGTACCTGCCGGGCCATGGCGCCGCCGTGCCGCAGGGGCGGGCGCTTGCGGCCAGCCAGAAGGCGCACCGACTTGGGCGCGCGGCAGAGATCGTTGCGGGACTGGAAAAGGGGCCTGCCACGCTGGCGGCGCTGACCGCGGGCATCTACGCGGACCTGCCCGAACGCCTGCACCGGGCTGCGATGCGCAACGTGCTGGCGCATCTGATCGACCTGTCGTTGCAGGGCCGGGTCGCGCTGCCCGACGGCCCGCTCGACCGGGGCAGTTTCCGGCTGTCGTGA
- the rnd gene encoding ribonuclease D has product MITITTTSALQDFCTRAAAHDFVTVDTEFLRERTYYAQLCLIQLAVPGEAEEDAVLVDTMAEGLDLAPLHALFADPSVVKVFHAARQDLEIFYHLSGAIPAPLFDTQVAAMVCGFGEQVGYETLVRKICNAGLDKSSRFTDWSRRPLSDKQQAYALADVTHLRDIYLHLSRQLHESGRAGWLEEELAILTSPDTYVTLPQDAWKRVKTRSNSPRFLAVVRALAELREHLAQTRNVPRSRIFKDDVILELAATRPTQAEDLAKSRLLQREARKGDVAEAILAAVNAAMALPKDALPQVEEIRERRQGQESLADLLRVMLKAKAEETGVAQKLIATSSDLDDIAAGADEGCPVLRGWRRDVFGEDAIRLREGRIALSANGEKIRIVEL; this is encoded by the coding sequence ATGATCACGATCACGACAACCTCCGCACTTCAGGATTTCTGCACCCGCGCCGCCGCCCATGACTTCGTGACGGTGGACACCGAATTCCTGCGCGAGCGCACCTATTACGCCCAGCTCTGCCTGATCCAGCTTGCCGTACCCGGCGAGGCGGAAGAGGACGCCGTGCTGGTGGACACCATGGCCGAGGGGCTCGATCTTGCGCCGCTCCATGCGCTTTTCGCCGACCCGTCCGTGGTCAAGGTCTTTCATGCCGCGCGCCAGGATCTGGAGATATTCTACCATCTCTCCGGGGCCATTCCCGCGCCGCTTTTCGACACGCAGGTGGCCGCGATGGTCTGCGGCTTCGGCGAGCAGGTCGGCTACGAGACGCTGGTGCGCAAGATCTGCAATGCGGGTCTCGACAAGTCGTCGCGCTTCACCGACTGGAGCAGGCGGCCCCTGTCGGACAAGCAGCAGGCCTATGCGCTGGCCGACGTGACCCATCTGCGCGACATCTACCTCCACCTGTCGCGGCAGCTGCACGAGTCGGGCCGGGCCGGGTGGCTGGAAGAGGAGCTGGCGATCCTGACCAGCCCCGACACCTATGTCACCTTGCCGCAGGATGCGTGGAAGCGGGTCAAGACGCGATCGAACTCGCCGCGCTTCCTGGCGGTGGTGCGCGCGCTGGCCGAGCTGCGCGAGCATCTGGCCCAGACGCGCAACGTGCCGCGCAGCCGCATCTTCAAGGATGACGTGATCCTGGAACTGGCCGCCACCCGGCCGACGCAGGCCGAGGATCTGGCGAAATCGCGGCTCTTGCAGCGCGAGGCCCGCAAGGGCGACGTCGCCGAGGCGATCCTGGCCGCGGTGAACGCCGCCATGGCCCTGCCGAAGGACGCGCTGCCGCAGGTCGAGGAGATCCGCGAGCGGCGGCAGGGGCAGGAAAGCCTTGCCGACCTGCTGCGCGTGATGCTGAAGGCCAAGGCCGAGGAAACCGGCGTCGCGCAGAAGCTGATCGCCACCTCCTCGGATCTGGACGACATCGCCGCCGGTGCCGACGAGGGCTGCCCGGTATTGCGTGGCTGGCGCCGCGACGTGTTCGGCGAGGATGCGATCCGCCTGCGCGAGGGGCGGATCGCCCTGTCGGCCAATGGCGAAAAGATAAGGATCGTCGAGCTTTAA
- a CDS encoding SufE family protein codes for MAENFDDIAANFAFLDDWEDRYRYVIELGKEMPGLDESQRLPATKVEGCASQVWLVPHVEGSGPGARIRFEGDSDALIVRGLIAVLRALYNGHSATEIAGIDAQAKLAELGLDQHLSAQRSNGLRAMIGRIRAIAKQAEEAAA; via the coding sequence ATGGCCGAGAACTTCGACGACATCGCCGCGAATTTCGCCTTCCTCGACGATTGGGAAGACCGCTACCGCTATGTGATCGAGCTGGGCAAGGAGATGCCCGGCCTCGACGAGAGCCAGCGCCTGCCCGCAACGAAGGTCGAAGGTTGCGCCAGCCAGGTCTGGCTGGTCCCGCATGTCGAGGGCAGCGGCCCCGGCGCGCGCATCCGCTTCGAGGGCGACAGCGACGCGCTGATCGTGCGCGGGCTGATCGCGGTGCTGCGCGCGCTCTACAACGGGCACAGCGCCACCGAGATCGCGGGCATCGACGCCCAGGCGAAACTGGCGGAACTGGGGCTGGACCAGCATCTTTCGGCGCAGCGCTCGAACGGGCTGCGCGCCATGATCGGGCGCATCCGCGCCATCGCCAAGCAGGCAGAAGAGGCCGCCGCATGA